Proteins from one Astatotilapia calliptera chromosome 8, fAstCal1.2, whole genome shotgun sequence genomic window:
- the mki67 gene encoding proliferation marker protein Ki-67 isoform X2, with the protein MPLHGKIVVIKRSGGDGTEFPLTAACLFGRKPDCDIRIQLPQVSKEHCRIDLNENKEVILTNLSSANPTLVNGEVLQQSERLKHGDVITIIDRSFRFEYPPAQTPKKRSAIGGKPETLKVLQDQQVGDTPIVEKGEKRFSEVSSDTCLKDGASHDNIQRSLEKTGELESKADDSLLQGKSNSPFSDLYQMIKKSLDVKTPRKSCASQLATPSSKVASPKPNSVRKGSAIFTERKSTPKKSEVLAGPGSTNGGTPASVRKQAKVPAAETAEPRAEKAENGSVIETASPRKRDGATPQKFTVNEVIEQITAETPKSPARRRSKEMSPGKTPVTKNQEEKTKASPRNSAGKGKEVSKKRKSGELGEDVPKQQAKRKRVSFGGYLSPELFDKRLPPDSPLRKGATPRRSLSLLRPKQSLLRRASVIGLLKEGSPRAKSPAKTKTPSPKKSPSKKMASPKTPTSGKKSPKSRSPSPKAASPAKKSPKSRSPSPAKKSPKSRSPSPAKKSPKSPKSRSPSPAKKSPKSRSPSPAKKSPKSPKSRSPSPAKSPKSRSPSPAKKSPKSRSPSPAKKSPKSPKSRSPSPAKSPKSRSPSPAKKSPKSRSPSPAKKSPKSRSPSPAKKSPKSPKSRSPSPAKSPKSRSPSPAKKSPKSPKSRSPSPAKKSPKSRSPSPAKKSPKSPKSRSPSPAKKSPKSPKSRSPSPKAASPTNKSPKSRSASPKATANKSPKSKSPSPARGRSPPKVETPKTNEQQKTQRRASAPGQIPHEQVPAGKRRATVGLPGTSLESVPTVVLTPAKTPTNSGVQTPTVKGRFSVSQISTPSPIAEADKVTDQVLLPTVTPKTHKGRKSTSQKTPGAAKSAVKMHRRSGISRASIKVSNPWAHIVKFGQPKAQVVAPLKKTIGQKPKKRAVPKPQTPARNLKGYVSTGHADSPATIVVGRAHRQTVVQPTGAAPRVVTNVALFKKNMKMDEDLTGISEMFKTPVNERKRKSLIDDNSVTKTPAGGQSASVMEPSVLSTPEEPGEMIVSPLSVTSAVKGRRYNNEAVQRLLDEDQDATFIGQIQSESSERQNADLQVSTVTTPKLRPELPDSLTGVKRIMKTPKQKAEPVEDLRGKLLKTPKQKPEKQECLTGVKRIMKTPRQKAEPLEDIRGNLLKTPKQKPEQQECFTGVKRIFRTPKEKAEPLEDLQGKILKTPEVPEAGDASLGGGKELLQTPAQLQESDAKGMKTPKSSPVVHLTGVKRVMKTPVEKGAPVEDVVGVKRLMRTPRQKGEPVEANFGLKRLMKSPRLRGNAPVEDFEGLQELMEEPLTEPTVQPEAKEGEAQMSLDSSANVVKDAMETVSQADAVLLEEAEVKTAVNADPAHEKKSVRGRRAKTVESKAAEDKQEEPVIPAPSRGRRGKKTEATAPPAVRQTRGRNAKTAVELSAEENHLPSPKVAPKPKRGRSAQQSSDEPEVAAEAERVQSHPLDVEEKANESAVPKRGRRAKQPKKSQQRNATEDVPQDTPDANVACSDQPEVLPGRADENKSDAMETVVQARQAESLLHVQTPASVQKKSVRGRRAKQAESEELEDKKEAAEIAEDPIVPTPARGERRGKKMEAVAPPAARHTKRGRNAKSQESTSETSADASAQASLINTSLSALQTEEAVVKPVRGRRAKQTPVKPAQPEPETVETASGEQSQVENSEPQKTTLPTAGKPRRGRKARQDTAEQNEVTEEVVKQAAVETNEQSQPPARVKRGRNAKQDEEKMNEPAKKIKLTRKSEEAQTELTEAQTVKMVISETTEPAQISEQASVATKPRRGGRKAKQDTESVESIEVQEVPVLSTENKPKRGRRGKPAAEETKATAESPEHKPKAEEAKNAEPLSSSMKTSRSRGVRASAKCETSQAIPAKRARRGTTVSPEEVSTESTVLVSEPAPTSVEPARKGRRGAFKSTTEEPTTTTDQKNPEAVESNAKMPKRCVKWKSHLEVFEIPKATPVKAARGKKSKAADQVNSESKNVSNDANKTEEEDLSDKAVDSRPVKRVGRGAKTAAKVEPANNPEKNVEAKTQPKTRRGRSANK; encoded by the exons ATGCCGTTGCACGGTAAGATTGTCGTGATTAAGCGGAGTGGAGGAGATGGGACTGAATTTCCTCTGACTGCAGCATGTTTATTTGGAAG GAAGCCTGACTGTGATATTCGTATTCAGCTTCCTCAAGTCTCCAAGGAGCACTGCCGGATTGACTTGAATGAGAATAAAGAG GTCATTTTGACCAATTTAAGCTCAGCAAATCCAACGCTTGTCAATGGCGAGGTTTTGCAGCAGTCTGAGCGCTTGAAGCATGGAGATGTTATAACCATTATCGACCGTTCTTTCAG GTTTGAGTATCCTCCGGCACAAACGCCAAAGAAGAGGTCTGCCATTGGAGGCAAACCTGAAACCCTCAag GTTCTTCAAGACCAGCAAGTGGGTGACACCCCTATTgtggaaaaaggagaaaagagatTCTCTGAAGTGTCATCAG atacttGTCTTAAAGATGGAGCCAGCCATGACAATATTCAGCGTTCCTTGGAGAAAACCGGAGAGTTGGAGTCCAAGGCAGATGATAGCCTGCTACAAGGCAAGAGCAACTCCCCCTTCAGCGACCTGTATCAAATGATCAAAAAATCTCTGGATGTCAAGACCCCTCGGAAATCTTGTGCCAGTCAGCTTGCAACGCCTTCCTCAAAGGTCGCCTCTCCAAAACCCAATTCGGTCAGAAAAGGTAGTGCCATTTTCACTGAGAGAAAAAGCACTCCTAAGAAAAGTGAAGTTCTAGCTGGACCTGGAAGTACAAACGGGGGAACCCCAGCGTCTGTGAGGAAGCAAGCGAAGGTTCCAGCTGCTGAGACGGCTGAACCCAGAGcagaaaaggctgaaaatgGCAGCGTGATTGAAACGGCTTCACCTCGGAAAAGAGATGGCGCAACTCCTCAGAAGTTTACTGTAAATGAGGTTATTGAGCAAATTACAGCTGAAACACCCAAGTCGCCTGCGAGGAGGAGGAGTAAGGAAATGTCACCTGGCAAAACTCCAGTGACCAAGaaccaagaagaaaaaacaaaggcatCACCCAGGAATTCAGCTGGAAAAG gAAAAGAAGTGTCCAAAAAACGCAAGAGTGGAGAACTCGGAGAAGACGTGCCCAAACAGCAAGCGAAGAGGAAACGCGTTTCCTTTGGAGGTTACCTGAGCCCAGAGCTGTTTGACAAACGGTTGCCTCCTGACTCTCCATTACGCAAGGGGGCTACCCCACGGAGGAGCTTGTCTCTCTTGAGACCCAAGCAGTCACTGCTTAGACGAGCATCCGTCATCGGCTTGCTAAAA GAGGGCAGCCCACGTGCAAAAAgtcctgcaaaaacaaaaacaccatcaCCTAAGAAATCACCGAGCAAGAAAATGGCTTCTCCTAAGACTCCAACTTCTGGGAAGAAGTCTCCCAAATCCAGATCACCATCACCCAAGGCAGCATCTCCCGCGAAGAAGTCGCCCAAGTCCAGGTCCCCGTCTCCCGCGAAGAAGTCGCCCAAGTCCAGGTCCCCGTCTCCCGCGAAGAAGTCGCCCAAGTCGCCCAAGTCCAGGTCCCCGTCTCCCGCGAAGAAGTCGCCCAAGTCCAGGTCCCCGTCTCCCGCGAAGAAGTCGCCCAAGTCACCCAAGTCCAGGTCCCCGTCTCCTGCAAAGTCGCCCAAGTCCAGGTCCCCGTCTCCCGCGAAGAAGTCGCCCAAGTCCAGGTCCCCGTCTCCCGCGAAGAAGTCGCCCAAGTCACCCAAGTCCAGGTCCCCGTCTCCTGCAAAGTCGCCCAAGTCCAGGTCCCCGTCTCCCGCGAAGAAGTCGCCCAAGTCCAGGTCCCCGTCTCCCGCGAAGAAGTCGCCCAAGTCCAGGTCCCCGTCTCCCGCGAAGAAGTCGCCCAAGTCACCCAAGTCCAGGTCCCCGTCTCCTGCAAAGTCGCCCAAGTCCAGGTCCCCGTCTCCCGCGAAGAAGTCGCCCAAGTCGCCCAAGTCCAGGTCCCCGTCTCCCGCGAAGAAGTCGCCCAAGTCCAGGTCCCCGTCTCCCGCGAAGAAGTCGCCCAAGTCACCCAAGTCCAGGTCCCCGTCTCCCGCGAAGAAGTCGCCCAAGTCACCCAAGTCCAGGTCCCCGTCTCCCAAAGCAGCTTCTCCTACCAATAAATCACCCAAATCTAGATCTGCTTCTCCTAAAGCAACCGCGAATAAATCACCAAAATCCAAGAGCCCATCTCCTGCAAGAGGAAGATCTCCTCCTAAAGTGGAAACTCCTAAAACCAATGAACAGCAGAAAACTCAACGCAGGGCTTCAGCCCCAGGGCAGATTCCCCACGAGCAAGTTCCTGCTGGAAAAAGAAGGGCAACTGTGGGTTTGCCTGGTACTTCTTTGGAAAGTGTCCCTACTGTCGTCCTTACACCAGCTAAAACTCCCACTAATTCAGGAGTTCAGACCCCCACAGTCAAGGGGCGATTTTCTGTGTCACAAATTAGTACACCCTCTCCAATAGCTGAAGCCGACAAGGTCACTGACCAGGTTCTTTTGCCCACCGTCACCCCTAAAACACACAAGGGAAGGAAAAGCACCTCGCAGAAGACTCCAGGTGCTGCGAAGAGTGCAGTAAAGATGCACAGAAGAAGTGGCATTTCAAGAGCATCTATAAAAG TCTCCAATCCTTGGGCGCACATTGTGAAATTTGGTCAACCTAAGGCTCAAGTTGTTGCTCCACTTAAAAAAACCATTGGCCAAAAGCCTAAGAAGAGAGCAGTGCCCAAACCACAG ACACCTGCCAGAAATCTGAAGGGCTACGTGAGCACTGGACATGCAGACTCGCCCGCCACCATTGTTGTTGGTAGAGCACACAGACAGACCGTTGTGCAGCCAACTGGTGCTGCACCAAGAGTGGTCACCAATGTTGCACTCTTCAAAAAGAACATGAAAATGGATGAAGACTTGACTG GTAtttctgaaatgtttaaaactCCTGTAAACGAAAGGAAGCGGAAGTCTTTAATCGATGATAACAGCGTCACAAAGACACCAGCTGGAGGTCAGAGCGCATCTGTGATGGAGCCATCTGTGCTGAGCACACCAGAGGAACCAG GTGAGATGATAGTATCTCCGCTGAGTGTTACATCTGCAGTAAAAGGCAGAAGATACAACAATGAGGCAGTCCAACGCCTCCTTGATGAAGATCAAGACGCCACCTTCATCGGCCAGATTCAGTCAGAGTCAAGTGAACGGCAGAATGCAGATTTGCAGGTGTCCACTGTAACAACTCCCAAACTGAGGCCAGAATTACCAGATTCTCTGACCGGAGTTAAGAGGATCATGAAAACGCCAAAACAGAAGGCTGAGCCTGTTGAAGATTTGAGAGGGAAGCTGTTGAAAACTCCAAAACAGAAGCCTGAAAAACAGGAGTGCCTCACTGGAGTCAAGAGGATCATGAAGACTCCGAGACAGAAAGCCGAACCTTTAGAGGACATCAGAGGGAATCTTCTGAAGACTCCCAAACAGAAGCCTGAACAGCAAGAGTGCTTCACTGGGGTTAAGAGAATATTTAGAACTCCAAAGGAGAAGGCTGAACCGCTTGAAGACCTTCAAGGGAAGATTCTGAAGACCCCCGAAGTCCCAGAAGCTGGTGATGCCAGTTTGGGTGGTGGTAAGGAGCTTCTGCAGACGCCAGCACAGTTGCAAGAATCTGACGCAAAAGGCATGAAAActccaaaaagctctccagtgGTTCACCTCACTGGAGTCAAGAGAGTGATGAAGACACCTGTGGAGAAAGGTGCTCCTGTCGAAGATGTGGTTGGCGTGAAGAGGCTCATGAGAACTCCCAGACAGAAAGGCGAACCTGTTGAGGCGAATTTCGGGCTCAAGAGACTCATGAAGTCGCCAAGGCTGAGGGGTAATGCTCCAGTGGAGGACTTCGAGGGACTTCAAGAACTTATGGAGGAGCCACTGACTGAGCCCACAGTACAACCAGAGGCAAAGGAG GGTGAAGCTCAGATGTCTCTCGACAGCAGTGCAAACGTGGTAAAAG ATGCCATGGAAACGGTCTCTCAGGCAGATGCAGTACTTCTTGAGGAAGCTGAGGTGAAGACTGCTGTGAATGCAGATCCTGCACATGAGAAGAAATCTGTACGAGGCAGAAGGGCAAAAACGGTGGAATCTAAAGCAGCTGAGGATAAACAGGAAGAGCCTGTAATCCCTGCTCCatccagaggaagaagaggaaagaaaactgAAGCTACAGCACCACCTGCTGTTAGACAGACAAGAGGCAGAAATGCGAAGACAGCTGTTGAGCTGTCAGCAGAAGAGAATCACCTTCCTTCTCCCAAAGTTGCTCCTAAGCCAAAAAGGGGTAGAAGTGCACAGCAGTCTTCTGATGAGCCTGAAgttgctgctgaagctgagcgTGTTCAGAGCCACCCACTTGATGTTGAGGAGAAAGCAAATGAAAGTGCTGTGCCCAAGCGAGGAAGAAGAGCTAAGCAACCCAAAAAGTCACAGCAACGAAATGCAACTGAGGATGTTCCCCAAGATACACCAG ATGCAAATGTAGCCTGCAGTGACCAGCCTGAGGTGTTGCCAGGCAGAGCTGATGAAAACAAATCTGATGCCATGGAAACGGTTGTCCAAGCACGTCAAGCTGAAAGCTTACTTCACGTGCAGACACCAGCTTCAGTTCAGAAGAAATCTGTCCGAGGCAGAAGAGCAAAACAGGCCGAATCTGAAGAACTTGAAGATAAAAAAGAGGCAGCTGAAATTGCTGAAGATCCCATTGTGCCTACTCCAGCgagaggagaaagaagagggaAGAAAATGGAAGCTGTAGCGCCACCTGCAGCTAGACACACAAAAAGAGGCAGAAATGCAAAGTCTCAGGAGAGCACCTCTGAGACCTCCGCTGATGCCAGTGCCCAAGCGTCTCTGATAAACACCAGTCTGTCTGCACTCCAGACAGAAGAAGCTGTTGTTAAGCCAGTCAGAGGGAGGAGAGCAAAACAAACACCTGTTAAGCCAGCTCAACCAGAGCCTGAAACGGTTGAAACAGCAAGTGGGGAACAGAGCCAAGTGGAAAACTCTGAGCCTCAGAAGACCACTCTTCCCACTGCTGGAAAACCACGAAGAGGGAGAAAGGCAAGACAGGATACCGCTGAACAGAATGAGGTGACAGAAGAGGTGGTCAAGCAGGCAGCAGTGGAGACGAATGAGCAGTCTCAGCCTCCAGCCAGAGTAAAGAGGGGCAGAAATGCCAAACAGGATGAAGAAAAGATGAATGAGcctgctaaaaaaataaaactaacaagAAAGTCTGAGGAGGCCCAAACGGAATTAACAGAAGCCCAAACTGTTAAAATGGTCATTTCAGAAACAACAGAACCAGCCCAGATAAGCGAACAGGCCAGTGTGGCCACGAAGCCCAGAAGAGGAGGGCGGAAAGCAAAACAAGACACAGAGAGTGTGGAATCCATTGAGGTCCAAGAGGTCCCTGTTCTCAGCACAGAAAATAAACCCAAACGAGGCAGGAGGGGAAAACCAGCTGCCGAAGAAACTAAAGCCACTGCCGAAAGTCCTGAACACAAGCCGAAGGCTGAGGAGGCGAAAAACGCTGAGCCACTTTCCTCGTCTATGAAAACTAGCAGGTCAAGGGGAGTGAGGGCTTCTGCTAAATGTGAGACTTCACAAGCCATTCCAGCCAAGAGAGCCCGCAGAGGTACAACTGTTTCTCCTGAGGAGGTCAGCACAGAATCCACAGTTTTGGTTTCCGAGCCTGCTCCCACGTCAGTGGAACCAGCAAGAAAGGGAAGACGGGGAGCATTCAAGTCCACAACAGAAGAGCCTACGACGACTACTGATCAGAAGAATCCTGAAGCTGTTGAGAGCAACGCAAAGATGCCCAAAAGATGCGTTAAGTGGAAATCACACTTGGAAGTCTTTGAGATTCCAAAGGCGACACCTGTAAAAGCAGCGCGAGGTAAGAAGTCTAAAGCTGCAGACCAAGTCAACAGTGAAAGCAAAAATGTGTCAAATGATGCCAAcaaaactgaagaggaggatcTCTCAGATAAAGCTGTTGACAGTAGACCTGTTAAGAGAGTCGGACGAGGGGCGAAGACTGCTGCCAAAGTGGAACCTGCAAACAACCCAGAGAAAAACGTTGAAGCCAAAACGCAGCCTAAAACCCGCAGAGGAAGATCAGCAAACAAATAG